The Anaerolineales bacterium DNA segment TGCCCTGGAAGCACTCGGCCGTCAAGCTGACCCAAGCGTTGAACGCAAACCTGCCTGCGGACGTGTCGGTGGTCAGCAGCGAGTCCGTCGAAGCGGATTTTCACCCGCGTTTTTCGGCGAAAAGCCGCAGGTACCGCTACACGCTGATCGTGGCGCCGGTTCGCGACCCGCTGCGGGCAAGATACAGCTGGCGCATTTGGCCGAGGCCAAATATCGAGGCGATGCAGACGGCCGCTGGGCTGCTGATCGGGGAGCATGATTTCGCCGCCTTCGGAACCGCGCCGATCCCAGGAGGGCAGACGCTGCGGACCGTCACGCGTGCGGATTGGAAGCGCACCAAAGATGAGTTGTGCTTCGAGATTGAAGCAAACGCTTTTCTCTACCACATGGTTCGCCGGCTTGTGGGTGCATTGATTGAAGTCGGCACGGGACGGAAGGCGATCGAAGAAGTCAGCGTATTTCTCGATCGTCCCTCGGTCCGCTGGGAAGGCTCTTTAGCGCCGGCCCAAGGGTTGTGCCTGGAAGCGGTTGATTATTCAGGGTCAAACAAGGATCTCGAGGAACGTTCCCCGGGATTGTAATGAGGAGTCAGTACAGTGCAGAAGACGTATTATCCAAAGCCGGGCGATG contains these protein-coding regions:
- the truA gene encoding tRNA pseudouridine(38-40) synthase TruA, encoding MADYKSIIAYDGTDFQGFQRQKAGVRTVQSVLEDGLRAVGWEERSLQAAGRTDAGVHAKGQVIAYELPWKHSAVKLTQALNANLPADVSVVSSESVEADFHPRFSAKSRRYRYTLIVAPVRDPLRARYSWRIWPRPNIEAMQTAAGLLIGEHDFAAFGTAPIPGGQTLRTVTRADWKRTKDELCFEIEANAFLYHMVRRLVGALIEVGTGRKAIEEVSVFLDRPSVRWEGSLAPAQGLCLEAVDYSGSNKDLEERSPGL